A single genomic interval of Eurosta solidaginis isolate ZX-2024a chromosome 3, ASM4086904v1, whole genome shotgun sequence harbors:
- the cato gene encoding uncharacterized protein cato, producing the protein MDLNSGVLQLQQRYLEQHNQQPAIHAFSTQFNNFTYASSEEDGSQRYVSSPTSYTLSIISTTTTDSHADVILNEWPSAVSYARNETLQPIPETHTIYPVYDYNTTQPQLHNEQQNSSNTSCTENGSTTTTPSKSGSPAITKSSKSKKRTTNQQRASSQQLTTSSHKQLTKIRLDSTQPHKQPSPSVIKRRRQQANARERKRMNGLNEAFDRLRGIVPAPTIDQKLSKYETLQMAQSYIAALCEMLENGLNAANYVIQSDGEEHFTF; encoded by the coding sequence ATGGATTTGAATTCTGGCGTTTTGCAATTGCAGCAAAGATACTTAGAACAACATAATCAACAACCAGCGATACACGCATTTTCAacacaatttaataattttacttATGCTTCCTCAGAGGAGGATGGCTCACAGCGTTATGTAAGCAGTCCTACGAGTTATACGCTATCGATcattagtacaacaacaacagatagtCATGCCGATGTAATTTTGAATGAGTGGCCTTCGGCAGTGAGTTATGCGCGTAACGAAACATTGCAGCCGATTCCTGAAACGCATACAATTTATCCAGTGTACGACTATAATACGACACAGCCGCAGCTTCACAATGAGCAGCAGAATAGCAGCAATACTTCCTGCACAGAAAATGGCTCCACAACCACGACACCGAGCAAATCCGGCTCGCCTGCGATAACAAAATCTTCAAAATCGAAGAAGCGTACCACCAACCAACAACGTGCCTCCAGTCAACAACTTACCACCAGTTCTCATAAACAATTAACAAAAATTAGATTGGACTCTACCCAACCACATAAACAACCCAGTCCAAGCGTAATCAAACGTCGTCGTCAACAAGCTAATGCCCGTGAACGTAAACGCATGAATGGGCTAAATGAAGCTTTCGATCGTCTACGTGGCATTGTACCAGCACCCACAATCGACCAAAAGCTCTCCAAATATGAAACACTTCAAATGGCACAATCTTATATAGCAGCACTTTGTGAGATGCTGGAAAATGGACTGAATGCAGCCAACTATGTGATCCAAAGTGATGGAGAGGAGCACTTTACCTTTTAG